In the genome of Candidatus Zymogenaceae bacterium, one region contains:
- a CDS encoding FecR domain-containing protein, which produces MKYSIKTARNWIFAAVVLLVLVVGILPAVFPQQTDGNAFVTHIEGFVDLKKVGGDEWVSLVEGYVPKIGDEIQTGSEGWVEITLKDSSLMKIGPDSYVVIKELGYFEVTKTSTSVIELVQGKVRAWVTPFQTKGAAFFIETENASIGVRGTDFGAMFDPDSLRTTIIGIESCVTVEYRDIPGAVTAMVCEDKMLDVITGEAPGAVGNIDPALLRQFLEEMSFSDVSGAGDSGGAGDPYIDRAFINNRIELDDIYEIIVNRSNISPTGEIEVNGTAADDSYPVSAVEYSLNGGLSWDRADGTENWRFSFIPEETREYELMLRAINSRGTSSGPYDIGPWTITYLDVDTEEIAKEFLDSFIMYLETENQSGLEDLISEEYDGNVGGYYSKGELISESIEPFFDGVSTITVNYNVDRVNESSIVVETTWNTTIAGFNNDGRTTWWLKGEDQYRLTHAEGDWLLGGKTAGVKESLELTYAYLNLGSCDHVVRVLLTVPDIPLNVTEVEVELEAETCASEYRTLTRSYYKNFTGSSAGFGGEFVVESVTNCTDPHLCGSESIMYISTNSWLDGYFYDYGYDLSGFVDLP; this is translated from the coding sequence ATGAAATATTCAATTAAGACGGCAAGAAATTGGATTTTTGCAGCCGTGGTACTGCTTGTACTGGTAGTGGGGATATTACCGGCTGTATTTCCACAACAGACAGACGGGAACGCGTTTGTTACACACATTGAGGGATTCGTGGACCTGAAGAAGGTCGGCGGTGATGAATGGGTGTCTCTCGTGGAAGGGTATGTGCCGAAAATAGGAGATGAGATTCAAACCGGATCGGAGGGGTGGGTGGAAATCACCCTGAAAGATTCAAGCCTGATGAAAATAGGACCGGACAGTTATGTTGTTATAAAGGAATTGGGCTATTTTGAGGTCACAAAGACGAGCACGAGCGTCATAGAACTGGTACAGGGGAAGGTCAGGGCATGGGTTACGCCGTTTCAGACAAAGGGAGCCGCTTTCTTTATCGAGACGGAAAACGCCTCAATCGGTGTAAGGGGAACGGACTTTGGGGCGATGTTCGATCCCGACTCACTGAGGACGACGATTATCGGCATAGAGAGCTGTGTAACGGTGGAATATCGCGACATTCCGGGCGCCGTAACGGCCATGGTATGCGAAGACAAGATGTTGGATGTGATCACCGGCGAGGCCCCCGGCGCGGTGGGAAATATAGACCCTGCACTCCTTCGTCAGTTTCTCGAGGAGATGAGTTTTTCCGATGTGTCGGGGGCAGGAGACTCGGGCGGAGCCGGTGACCCGTATATCGACAGGGCGTTCATAAACAACCGTATCGAACTTGATGATATATATGAAATAATCGTGAACAGGAGTAATATCTCTCCCACAGGAGAGATCGAAGTAAACGGAACCGCCGCCGACGATTCATACCCGGTGAGCGCCGTGGAGTACAGTCTCAACGGCGGCCTGAGCTGGGACCGGGCCGACGGAACGGAAAACTGGAGGTTTTCATTTATTCCTGAAGAAACCCGGGAGTACGAATTGATGCTCCGTGCGATCAACAGCCGGGGTACCTCGTCCGGGCCGTACGATATCGGTCCCTGGACCATCACATATCTGGATGTCGATACGGAAGAGATCGCCAAGGAATTTCTTGATTCCTTCATTATGTATCTTGAAACGGAAAACCAGAGCGGCCTTGAAGATCTTATCTCCGAAGAGTATGACGGCAACGTCGGCGGATACTACTCCAAGGGTGAACTGATATCTGAAAGCATCGAGCCGTTTTTCGACGGTGTATCGACGATCACGGTGAACTACAACGTGGACAGAGTGAATGAATCGAGCATTGTGGTGGAGACCACATGGAATACGACAATCGCGGGATTCAACAACGACGGCCGCACCACATGGTGGTTGAAAGGGGAGGATCAGTATCGGTTGACGCATGCGGAGGGTGATTGGCTCCTGGGGGGGAAAACCGCCGGTGTCAAAGAATCGCTGGAGTTGACCTATGCGTATCTTAACCTGGGTTCATGTGATCATGTCGTCAGGGTTTTATTGACCGTTCCGGATATCCCTCTGAACGTGACCGAAGTGGAGGTGGAACTCGAGGCGGAAACCTGTGCTTCCGAGTATCGGACGCTGACCCGGTCATATTATAAGAATTTTACCGGGTCCAGTGCCGGATTCGGGGGTGAATTTGTCGTAGAGAGTGTTACCAACTGTACGGATCCGCACCTGTGCGGCAGCGAAAGTATCATGTATATTTCAACCAATTCCTGGTTGGACGGCTATTTCTATGATTACGGGTACGATCTTTCAGGCTTCGTCGATCTGCCGTGA
- a CDS encoding P1 family peptidase has translation MGAITDIDGILLGHATDEKHHTGTTVLVCERPMPCGVDVRGGAPGTRETDVFLSMNLVETADAVVLSGGSAFGLDTASGVMAWLKEEGRGMDTGYGIVPLVPAAVIFDLPVSKGAVHPDADMGYRAAKGAVSGDVPMGNVGAGSGATVGKLYGMEFAVKSGIGTASVVGAGGVVVGAVAAVNALGDVIDPETGRVIAGTLNRERNGFVDARKVIHDVSFPFMPPGTATIIGVVAVNVSFGKTDMNRIARMAHDGLARAVFPSHTMLDGDTIFAVAAGGIAYADVSICGTLANEAMSLAVIDAVKKAESIEGYPAIRDL, from the coding sequence ATGGGTGCCATAACCGATATCGACGGAATACTTCTGGGGCATGCGACCGATGAGAAACATCATACCGGGACGACGGTGCTGGTGTGTGAGCGGCCAATGCCGTGCGGCGTGGATGTGCGGGGCGGCGCGCCCGGAACCCGGGAGACGGACGTCTTTTTATCTATGAATCTGGTCGAAACCGCCGATGCCGTCGTGCTGTCCGGCGGGAGCGCCTTCGGTCTCGACACCGCCTCTGGGGTTATGGCATGGCTGAAGGAAGAGGGCCGGGGGATGGATACCGGGTACGGCATAGTGCCCCTGGTGCCTGCGGCGGTGATCTTCGATCTCCCCGTCAGTAAAGGTGCCGTACATCCCGATGCCGATATGGGATATCGGGCGGCGAAAGGGGCCGTGTCCGGGGATGTGCCGATGGGGAATGTGGGGGCAGGGAGCGGGGCAACCGTGGGCAAGCTCTACGGTATGGAGTTCGCCGTAAAATCCGGCATCGGCACGGCGTCCGTCGTTGGGGCCGGTGGGGTGGTCGTCGGGGCGGTCGCCGCGGTCAATGCGCTGGGAGATGTCATCGATCCGGAGACGGGACGGGTAATCGCCGGGACGCTCAATCGGGAGCGAAACGGTTTTGTCGACGCCAGAAAGGTCATCCATGATGTCAGCTTTCCATTTATGCCCCCCGGCACGGCCACGATTATCGGTGTGGTCGCCGTCAATGTGTCTTTCGGAAAGACGGATATGAACCGAATTGCACGAATGGCACACGACGGCCTCGCCCGGGCGGTATTTCCCTCTCACACCATGCTTGACGGCGATACCATTTTCGCCGTTGCGGCGGGAGGAATTGCATATGCGGATGTCAGCATATGCGGTACGCTGGCGAATGAGGCCATGAGCCTGGCGGTCATCGATGCGGTCAAGAAGGCGGAAAGCATAGAAGGATATCCGGCGATCAGAGACCTGTGA
- a CDS encoding DUF1015 domain-containing protein yields the protein MADIKPFRAFRYNERLLSAAERVTTPPYDVISDRDQEYYYDQSPHNVIRLILGKKFPDDTEVQNQYTRAREFLDMWINEGILVREESNCLYGYTQTFVTDTGVTLTRRGFVGLMKLTNWDTGTIFPHERTFSKHKTDRLNLMREVRGQLSTVFALYADTERKTVDLVDTVVSSTKLAKFTDAKGVEHRLTRCDDTEVISSLTDLLVDLPVFIADGHHRYETALMYRDEMDEKGASGDAHRYIMINFTPMEDSGVYVLAPHRVISTPAGFDESAFLGRAGEHFKIEEYTIQGSDLDEFMTSMERSGKGHFGYYSGGDTAYLLSIRDTDSIMKLMPDDMHEVVKSLDVSVLREAIIGKIMNVSLGEISYTRELDEALGMLRSGNRVVFFINPTTIEEVRDVSMEGQLMPQKSTFFYPKVCSGLLFNLIRE from the coding sequence ATGGCGGATATTAAACCTTTTCGGGCTTTTCGATATAACGAGAGACTGCTTAGTGCAGCCGAGCGGGTGACGACACCGCCGTATGATGTCATTTCCGATCGCGATCAGGAGTATTATTACGACCAGAGTCCCCATAATGTTATCCGATTGATTTTGGGCAAAAAATTTCCGGATGATACCGAGGTACAGAACCAATATACCCGGGCCAGAGAATTTTTGGACATGTGGATCAATGAGGGGATTCTCGTTCGGGAAGAGTCCAATTGTCTGTATGGATACACACAGACATTTGTAACGGATACTGGAGTAACGTTGACACGACGCGGATTTGTGGGATTGATGAAGCTCACAAATTGGGATACCGGTACGATCTTTCCCCACGAACGAACCTTTTCCAAACATAAAACCGACCGGCTTAACCTCATGCGTGAGGTGCGGGGCCAGTTGAGCACGGTCTTCGCCCTCTACGCAGATACGGAGAGGAAGACGGTGGATCTGGTGGATACGGTGGTTTCGAGCACGAAACTGGCGAAATTTACCGATGCGAAGGGGGTGGAGCATCGCCTGACACGATGTGATGATACGGAAGTGATCTCCTCGCTCACCGATCTGCTTGTCGATCTTCCCGTCTTTATCGCCGACGGACATCATCGCTACGAGACGGCGCTCATGTATCGGGATGAGATGGATGAAAAGGGCGCGTCCGGGGACGCCCACAGGTATATCATGATAAACTTCACGCCGATGGAAGACAGCGGGGTATACGTGTTGGCGCCCCATCGGGTGATTTCTACTCCCGCCGGATTCGATGAATCGGCGTTTCTTGGGCGTGCGGGGGAACATTTCAAAATAGAAGAATACACAATACAAGGAAGCGACCTCGATGAGTTTATGACATCGATGGAACGGTCAGGAAAGGGACATTTCGGGTATTATTCGGGAGGGGATACCGCGTATCTTCTTTCCATCAGGGACACCGATTCCATTATGAAGCTTATGCCCGATGATATGCATGAAGTCGTCAAGTCCCTTGATGTATCGGTTCTCCGCGAGGCGATCATCGGAAAAATCATGAACGTGTCGCTTGGTGAGATATCCTATACCCGGGAGCTGGACGAGGCTCTTGGAATGCTGCGCTCAGGAAACCGGGTCGTTTTTTTCATCAATCCGACAACGATCGAAGAAGTCAGGGACGTATCCATGGAGGGGCAGCTCATGCCGCAAAAGAGTACGTTTTTCTACCCGAAGGTATGTTCCGGACTGCTGTTTAACCTGATACGTGAGTAA
- a CDS encoding methyltransferase: protein MGGLVLEQPSDGYRYCLDPFLLADFVIPKDAERILDVGCGVGVIGLVIAWLWKNVSIVGVEIQRRLFDFARDNTEKNDLSDRVEMLHGDFREISRFISSGSITSIVSNPPFQPIGTGRISKNSEAAVARHEMCGGVGDFIEAATAVLGKGGGIFLVYPAHRWTRLSAQLEDAGFGPKRIRFVYPRPKAAAHLVLVEAEYRKEHELEMSTPLVIYNENGEYTKEVGKLFAKLSTHCY, encoded by the coding sequence ATGGGGGGGCTCGTCCTGGAACAGCCGTCTGACGGCTATCGATATTGTTTGGATCCGTTTTTGCTGGCGGATTTCGTCATCCCAAAAGATGCCGAGCGAATACTGGATGTGGGATGCGGTGTGGGTGTGATTGGTCTGGTCATCGCGTGGCTCTGGAAGAACGTCTCGATCGTCGGCGTGGAGATTCAACGGCGGCTGTTCGATTTTGCACGGGACAACACGGAAAAAAACGATTTGAGTGATCGCGTGGAGATGCTTCACGGCGATTTCCGTGAGATTTCACGTTTCATCTCCTCCGGCTCCATCACCTCCATTGTATCAAATCCACCGTTTCAACCAATCGGCACCGGAAGGATAAGCAAAAACAGCGAGGCGGCCGTCGCCCGGCACGAGATGTGTGGAGGCGTCGGGGATTTCATAGAGGCAGCGACCGCGGTGTTGGGGAAGGGCGGAGGCATATTCCTCGTGTATCCGGCTCATCGGTGGACACGACTTTCCGCACAGCTTGAGGATGCCGGTTTCGGGCCGAAGCGGATTCGGTTTGTTTATCCACGGCCGAAGGCCGCAGCACACCTTGTTCTTGTGGAAGCGGAATACCGCAAGGAACACGAGCTTGAAATGTCAACCCCGCTCGTCATATATAACGAGAACGGTGAATATACAAAAGAAGTTGGCAAGCTTTTTGCTAAATTATCAACACATTGTTATTGA
- the rpoN gene encoding RNA polymerase factor sigma-54 — MAQELRQELKLAQKLVLTPQLQQAIKLLQLTRLELREHISQELTENPVLEETLEASDGGSAEESLVEKLIQDDGVYGFPDGYSYRDGFTDSDEKQSFIENSARKSGSLMDHLIWQISMSDLDKYKVQIAVEIAGNLNDDGYLSATLDEIAENNNVPISGVESVLKKVQLMDPVGVAARGLQECLMVQAQYLNMATPLVQGIIDEYLPKLQNRNYSFIAKKMGVDIGEVIEAVEVITGLDPKPGRAFNIEEPQYIIPDVFVYKVDNEYIINLNDNGLPRLRISKLYKDMLNSGTELPDATKDFIMERIRSATWLIKSIHQRQRTIQKVSQSIVEHQKDFLDRGIEYLKPMVLRDIADDVGVHESTVSRVTNGKYMYTPRGVFELKYFFTGKVSSDIGEDKSVETVKNRIKEIINEENSARPISDQLITRMLKEEGINIARRTVAKYREQLGILSSSRRKIYTVKEAN, encoded by the coding sequence ATGGCTCAGGAATTACGACAAGAGTTAAAACTCGCCCAGAAACTGGTGCTGACACCCCAATTGCAGCAGGCCATAAAACTTCTTCAATTGACCAGACTGGAGCTGAGAGAACACATTAGCCAGGAATTGACGGAAAATCCGGTTCTTGAAGAAACTCTCGAAGCGTCGGACGGCGGTTCCGCCGAAGAATCCCTTGTTGAAAAGTTGATACAAGATGATGGAGTATACGGCTTCCCGGATGGGTATTCCTATCGTGACGGTTTTACCGATTCGGATGAAAAACAGAGTTTTATAGAGAACTCCGCACGGAAAAGCGGATCGCTGATGGATCATCTCATATGGCAGATTAGCATGAGCGATCTTGACAAATATAAAGTCCAGATCGCTGTGGAAATCGCTGGAAATCTCAATGACGACGGGTATCTCTCGGCGACGCTGGATGAAATTGCCGAAAACAACAATGTGCCGATATCGGGTGTGGAATCGGTATTGAAGAAGGTTCAGCTCATGGATCCGGTGGGGGTGGCCGCCAGGGGGTTGCAGGAATGTCTCATGGTGCAGGCACAATATCTCAACATGGCAACGCCACTGGTGCAGGGAATTATCGATGAATATCTGCCGAAGCTGCAAAACAGAAACTACTCCTTCATCGCAAAAAAGATGGGGGTGGATATTGGTGAGGTTATTGAAGCGGTTGAGGTGATAACCGGTTTGGATCCGAAGCCGGGAAGAGCATTCAACATCGAAGAGCCGCAATACATTATTCCGGACGTGTTTGTCTACAAGGTAGACAATGAATACATTATCAATCTGAACGATAACGGTTTGCCCCGGCTCAGAATCAGCAAATTGTATAAAGATATGCTCAACAGCGGCACTGAGCTACCGGACGCCACAAAAGATTTCATCATGGAGCGGATACGTTCCGCCACCTGGTTGATAAAAAGCATCCATCAGCGACAGCGGACAATACAGAAGGTATCGCAAAGTATCGTGGAGCACCAGAAGGATTTTCTCGATCGGGGTATCGAGTATCTGAAACCGATGGTGCTTCGGGACATCGCGGATGACGTGGGGGTTCATGAATCCACCGTCAGCCGGGTGACGAACGGGAAGTATATGTATACGCCACGGGGGGTATTTGAACTCAAGTATTTTTTTACGGGAAAGGTCAGCTCTGATATTGGTGAAGACAAATCGGTCGAGACAGTGAAGAATCGCATCAAGGAAATCATCAATGAAGAAAATTCCGCCCGGCCCATCAGCGATCAACTGATAACCAGGATGCTTAAAGAGGAAGGGATCAACATCGCTCGAAGGACGGTTGCAAAATATCGTGAGCAGTTGGGAATTCTTTCCTCGTCCCGAAGGAAAATATATACAGTCAAGGAGGCCAATTAA
- the raiA gene encoding ribosome-associated translation inhibitor RaiA produces the protein MRVNVTFRHMENTEALRQYAEEKLQRIKKYLYTPADISVVLSVEKHRHIAEVIINAEKMTIKGKEATDDMYSAIDIVIEKIEKQAKKHKDKMVGHNKANVKDRPLGMNPSESDFSGDVSNDATINIVTQTIDGKPMTAEEAAMQLDDSGREFLVFINAESKDVNVVYKRRDGDYGLIIPSEERS, from the coding sequence ATGCGGGTCAATGTTACGTTTAGACATATGGAGAATACCGAGGCGCTTCGGCAGTATGCCGAGGAAAAGCTTCAAAGAATCAAGAAATATCTCTATACCCCCGCCGATATTTCGGTCGTGTTGTCTGTTGAAAAACATCGGCACATTGCAGAGGTGATAATAAACGCGGAAAAGATGACCATTAAGGGCAAGGAAGCCACAGACGATATGTATTCGGCCATCGATATTGTTATTGAAAAAATCGAGAAACAGGCGAAGAAACATAAGGACAAGATGGTCGGCCATAACAAGGCGAATGTCAAAGATCGCCCGCTGGGGATGAATCCGTCTGAATCCGATTTCTCCGGCGATGTGTCTAACGATGCAACAATTAATATCGTTACACAGACCATCGACGGAAAACCGATGACGGCGGAAGAGGCGGCGATGCAGTTGGATGATTCCGGAAGGGAGTTTCTCGTCTTTATCAACGCCGAGTCGAAAGATGTCAACGTTGTATATAAGCGCAGGGATGGAGACTACGGCCTTATTATTCCCTCTGAAGAGCGAAGCTGA
- a CDS encoding PTS sugar transporter subunit IIA, translated as MKILDIINEDLIKPDLSATNKEEALAELASLIATKEGLDENRIVGVLREREKLGSTGIGDGIAIPHGKLKGLKKLVASFGRSTKGIDFQSIDGRPTHLFFLLMAPENTAGVHLKALARISRLLKDKKFRESLLVAGTTEEIFQALQDQDEKL; from the coding sequence ATGAAGATTCTGGACATTATCAACGAAGATCTCATCAAACCGGATCTTTCGGCGACGAACAAGGAAGAGGCTCTGGCGGAATTGGCGAGTCTGATCGCCACGAAGGAGGGCCTTGACGAGAATAGAATCGTGGGGGTGCTCAGAGAACGGGAAAAGCTGGGAAGCACGGGTATCGGAGACGGTATCGCCATTCCTCACGGGAAGCTCAAGGGACTCAAGAAGCTTGTCGCATCATTTGGAAGATCAACAAAGGGCATTGACTTTCAATCCATTGACGGAAGGCCCACGCATTTATTTTTCCTGTTGATGGCTCCCGAAAACACCGCCGGTGTGCATTTGAAGGCGCTTGCCCGCATTTCCAGGCTGCTCAAGGATAAAAAATTTCGGGAATCACTCCTGGTTGCCGGCACCACCGAGGAGATATTTCAGGCGTTGCAAGACCAGGATGAAAAATTATAA
- the rapZ gene encoding RNase adapter RapZ → MTFSAPSIHLFIVTGLSGSGKSTVINALEDIGFFCIDNMPVVLLPTFVDLLHQSSWDINKVAIVMDVRERRFLSEFPDVFEELTEKGQPYHIIFLEATDDILIRRYKETRRSHPMAENPREGIARERKALGELKGQAHLIIDTSDFTPHQLRDRIFDYFKELVPKRKLRVTVMSFGYRHGTPSEADVMMDVRFLPNPFFVETLKKKTGMDGQVKKFVLGKQETSEFLQLFKNLLSYLIPRYVEEGRSYLTVALGCTGGIHRSVVLAGEVARWLGDSEDCIINVVHRDINKK, encoded by the coding sequence ATGACATTCAGTGCACCAAGTATACATCTCTTTATTGTGACCGGGCTTTCGGGATCGGGAAAAAGCACCGTTATCAACGCCCTGGAGGATATCGGTTTTTTCTGCATCGATAATATGCCGGTCGTACTCCTGCCGACGTTTGTGGATCTGCTCCATCAATCAAGCTGGGATATCAACAAAGTCGCCATTGTGATGGACGTGAGGGAGCGGAGGTTTTTGTCTGAGTTCCCGGACGTTTTTGAAGAACTTACGGAAAAGGGACAGCCATACCATATCATCTTTCTCGAAGCCACAGATGATATCCTGATTCGCCGGTACAAGGAAACAAGACGCTCCCATCCCATGGCGGAAAATCCCCGGGAGGGCATCGCCCGGGAGCGAAAAGCCCTGGGCGAGCTGAAAGGCCAGGCGCATCTGATCATCGATACGTCTGATTTCACACCGCACCAGCTCAGGGACCGCATCTTCGATTATTTCAAGGAGCTCGTCCCGAAGCGTAAGCTGAGGGTGACGGTCATGTCGTTCGGGTATCGCCATGGGACCCCGTCGGAAGCGGACGTGATGATGGACGTTCGGTTTTTACCGAATCCGTTCTTCGTGGAGACGCTGAAAAAGAAGACGGGAATGGACGGGCAGGTAAAGAAATTCGTCCTGGGAAAACAGGAGACGAGCGAATTTCTTCAGTTGTTCAAGAACCTTCTTTCGTACCTGATCCCCCGGTACGTCGAGGAGGGGAGGTCCTATCTGACCGTGGCGTTGGGATGTACCGGAGGCATACACAGGTCGGTGGTTCTGGCGGGTGAGGTGGCTCGGTGGCTCGGAGATTCGGAAGACTGTATCATAAACGTGGTACACAGGGATATTAACAAAAAATAA
- a CDS encoding PTS sugar transporter subunit IIA translates to MVGIVIVSHLKLAEEMLKTAELIVGPIEKAKALSLDPKKDVDVMRNEIKKAIKEVQTGEGVIVLTDMFGGTPSNLALTFLDAGIEVISGFNLPMLIKIATHREGLEVKEVARIAKTYGISNINVATEFLSTKK, encoded by the coding sequence ATGGTGGGTATAGTGATCGTTTCCCATTTAAAGCTTGCAGAAGAAATGTTGAAAACGGCGGAGCTGATCGTCGGTCCCATAGAGAAGGCGAAAGCGCTTTCCCTTGATCCGAAGAAGGACGTCGACGTGATGCGAAATGAAATAAAAAAGGCCATAAAGGAAGTCCAGACGGGTGAGGGAGTCATCGTGCTGACGGACATGTTCGGCGGAACACCATCCAATCTTGCCCTGACATTTCTTGATGCGGGTATTGAAGTAATCTCGGGTTTCAATCTTCCGATGCTGATAAAGATCGCGACACACCGGGAAGGGTTGGAAGTAAAGGAGGTCGCGCGCATCGCCAAAACATACGGCATCAGTAATATCAACGTGGCCACTGAATTTTTGAGCACGAAGAAATAG
- a CDS encoding PTS sugar transporter subunit IIB produces the protein MGIILVRVDSRLIHGQILEAWIPHTGSDALMVVDDEVAGDLLRRTVMQMAVPSSISVSFETVQDAVSQYKQNGFQGRKMMLLFSKLDDAVNAFRNGLNFNALNLGNMHYCEGKVQVCANICLDSDDLTRIMYLEKMGVYIDSRSVPGEKKLDLSKTAFLKKQLF, from the coding sequence ATGGGCATTATCCTGGTACGAGTGGACAGTCGTCTAATCCATGGACAAATCCTTGAGGCATGGATTCCGCATACCGGATCGGACGCTTTGATGGTGGTGGACGACGAGGTGGCGGGAGACCTGCTCCGCCGTACCGTCATGCAGATGGCGGTGCCAAGCAGTATCAGCGTGTCATTCGAAACCGTCCAGGACGCCGTAAGTCAATATAAACAAAACGGGTTTCAAGGCAGGAAAATGATGCTGCTGTTTTCGAAACTCGATGACGCCGTCAATGCATTCAGGAACGGCCTCAATTTCAACGCATTGAACCTGGGCAACATGCATTACTGCGAAGGAAAGGTCCAGGTGTGTGCGAATATCTGCCTGGATTCGGATGACCTGACCCGCATCATGTACCTGGAAAAAATGGGCGTATACATCGATTCCCGCTCGGTTCCGGGGGAGAAGAAGCTCGATCTTTCGAAGACCGCGTTTCTGAAGAAACAGCTTTTTTAA
- a CDS encoding PTS sugar transporter subunit IIC — translation MSIYSFTIPYVLLGIVGAVLHLDRTYVLQVMISRPLIASSIAGAILGDVLIGLTAGMTLELLWLGIQPLGTSIPPHDTLVSLVAPSAVILSLRIVDTPQESTLAGMIALSILLSLPLGEIGRIADIQLRKKNGTMLAEVKEEIGSGDVAPVARKVFKSIGMAGICFFVLSLISVALITMILALVVPLLPERLWTGLEIICLSIPIFGVVSMIAAGMSPVRFGVSFLAACAALFLIVGVV, via the coding sequence ATGAGTATTTATTCATTTACCATACCATATGTGCTTCTTGGAATCGTCGGTGCCGTCCTGCATCTTGATCGGACGTACGTTTTGCAGGTCATGATATCCCGTCCGTTGATCGCCTCCTCGATCGCCGGTGCGATTCTGGGCGATGTTCTCATCGGGCTGACCGCGGGAATGACCCTTGAGTTGCTCTGGCTGGGGATACAGCCCCTGGGTACATCAATCCCCCCTCATGATACGCTCGTATCTCTGGTCGCTCCGTCCGCCGTGATACTTTCACTGAGGATCGTCGATACTCCACAGGAGAGCACCCTGGCGGGCATGATCGCGCTCTCCATACTCCTGTCGCTTCCCCTGGGAGAGATCGGACGAATCGCCGACATACAATTGCGCAAAAAGAACGGCACCATGCTGGCCGAGGTGAAAGAGGAAATCGGCTCCGGAGACGTCGCCCCCGTTGCGAGAAAGGTGTTCAAAAGCATCGGCATGGCGGGGATATGTTTTTTTGTGTTGTCCCTTATTTCCGTGGCGCTGATAACGATGATTCTGGCGCTTGTTGTCCCACTGCTTCCCGAAAGATTGTGGACCGGGCTGGAGATCATTTGCCTTTCCATACCGATTTTCGGCGTTGTTTCAATGATCGCCGCCGGCATGTCTCCGGTCAGGTTCGGTGTTTCATTCCTGGCGGCGTGTGCCGCGCTCTTTCTGATTGTGGGGGTAGTATAA
- a CDS encoding PTS system mannose/fructose/sorbose family transporter subunit IID, with amino-acid sequence MIQAAWTFEGLQSIGFTYGIAPLLKQVYPDPRERAKVVGKYLDFFNSHPYMSTAILGATASLELAEKRENRGTPEQLKNTVSGPLAAIGDALFWTGLKPLFSIIAVIASFLGYMAGPLIFLVLFNAFHIWMRIVGFIQGLHHGFGLVRFVDALKLPELTRFIKQVTTILLGVFSACFLFFLPNISTLSIPPLFRMLAVCPFFCVYLLIKRRVPVLVQIYVYSVAVLAFFLLWG; translated from the coding sequence TTGATTCAGGCGGCATGGACGTTTGAAGGATTGCAGAGTATCGGTTTTACCTACGGCATCGCGCCGCTTCTCAAGCAGGTATATCCCGATCCCCGGGAGCGGGCAAAGGTGGTTGGAAAATATTTGGACTTTTTTAATTCACATCCATATATGTCTACAGCGATCCTCGGAGCCACGGCATCGCTGGAGCTTGCGGAGAAGCGGGAGAATAGGGGGACACCGGAACAGCTCAAGAATACCGTCTCCGGCCCGCTGGCGGCGATTGGTGATGCGCTGTTCTGGACGGGATTGAAACCACTTTTTTCCATCATCGCGGTTATTGCCTCGTTCCTTGGATACATGGCGGGCCCGCTTATATTTCTGGTGTTGTTTAACGCCTTTCACATCTGGATGCGGATCGTTGGATTCATCCAGGGATTGCACCACGGTTTCGGCCTGGTGCGTTTCGTGGATGCCCTGAAGCTGCCGGAGCTGACTCGATTTATCAAGCAGGTGACGACGATTCTCTTGGGTGTATTCAGTGCGTGTTTTTTGTTTTTTTTGCCGAATATTTCTACACTTTCAATACCACCGTTGTTTCGAATGCTGGCTGTCTGTCCTTTTTTCTGTGTCTATCTGTTGATAAAAAGGCGGGTGCCGGTGCTTGTCCAGATTTATGTTTACTCTGTAGCGGTTCTTGCATTCTTTCTCTTGTGGGGATGA